The Geobacter sp. AOG2 genome includes a window with the following:
- a CDS encoding acetoin utilization protein AcuC: MPARRTALIYSPLFGNFSYGDDHPFKLQRYRLVRDLMEAYGLLKLPGMEIRGCGPIDDDLVLSFHAPEYVARLKEFSASDEPRADFRFGLGDADCPVFKGLYDCAALGAGATFEAARLVEEEGFDIAFNLAGGWHHAHRARASGFSYINDAVLAINWLVARGRRVVYLDIDAHHGDGVQEGFYDSDRVLTISLHESGIYFFPGTGFENETGHGRGRGYSVNVPLLAHTDDALYMKAFDEVAYPLIAAYDPDVIVTQIGADAFRTDPLTRLEITTHSYGYIMRKVKALKIPWVALGGGGYDLMNTARAWTIAWAVMNGVELNPRLPAAFVKKIESLGYPHRALLDAMHWSEEYERNLALDAVEKSIARIRSAIFPGIIGTYGKTSGK; this comes from the coding sequence GTGCCGGCCAGACGCACTGCCCTGATATACTCGCCGCTGTTCGGGAATTTCAGCTACGGGGATGACCATCCGTTCAAGTTGCAGCGCTATCGTCTCGTGCGGGACCTGATGGAGGCCTATGGACTGCTGAAGCTGCCAGGGATGGAAATTCGCGGCTGCGGGCCGATCGACGACGACCTGGTGCTGAGCTTCCATGCCCCGGAATATGTGGCGCGCCTCAAAGAGTTCAGTGCCTCGGACGAGCCGCGGGCCGATTTTCGTTTTGGCCTGGGCGATGCCGACTGCCCCGTATTCAAAGGACTGTACGATTGCGCGGCACTGGGGGCCGGCGCGACCTTCGAGGCGGCCCGTCTGGTGGAAGAGGAGGGGTTCGATATCGCTTTCAACCTGGCCGGCGGCTGGCATCATGCCCACCGGGCCAGGGCCTCGGGGTTTTCCTACATAAACGATGCCGTTCTTGCCATCAATTGGCTGGTGGCGCGAGGACGCCGGGTGGTCTACCTTGATATCGATGCCCACCACGGCGACGGAGTGCAGGAGGGCTTCTACGACAGCGACCGGGTTCTGACGATCTCGCTGCACGAAAGCGGCATCTATTTCTTCCCCGGAACCGGCTTTGAGAACGAGACCGGCCACGGTCGGGGCCGGGGCTATTCGGTGAATGTGCCGCTACTCGCCCACACCGACGACGCCCTCTACATGAAGGCGTTCGACGAGGTGGCCTATCCGCTGATAGCGGCCTATGACCCGGATGTCATCGTCACGCAGATCGGCGCCGATGCGTTTCGTACCGACCCGCTGACCAGGCTTGAGATCACGACCCACAGTTACGGCTATATCATGCGCAAGGTCAAGGCGCTCAAGATCCCTTGGGTTGCCCTGGGCGGGGGCGGCTACGACCTCATGAACACGGCCCGGGCCTGGACCATCGCCTGGGCGGTTATGAACGGCGTTGAACTCAACCCCCGACTGCCGGCAGCCTTTGTCAAAAAGATCGAGTCGTTGGGTTATCCGCACCGGGCCTTGTTGGACGCCATGCACTGGTCCGAAGAGTATGAGCGCAACCTCGCCCTCGATGCGGTGGAAAAGAGTATTGCGCGGATCAGGTCGGCCATTTTTCCTGGTATAATTGGAACCTATGGCAAAACTTCCGGGAAATAG
- a CDS encoding ABC transporter ATP-binding protein — MSVHGIAVRIEKLNKSFGSNHVLKDIDLDIAPGETFSIIGPSGTGKSILLRHIIRLETPDSGQIYFNGQPVFDNGRPLPQEFRSSMVFQSSALFNSLTVADNVGLWLREHRICPEARIRELIAEKLAIVGLEGKEELNTSELSGGMRKRVAIARSLAMEPDLVLYDEPTAELDPVTTDELAETILSLKKKAGTTTIIVTHDLNFALYLSDRIAMMHQGEIIEIGMPDQIRNSSNPIVQRFIRTTTKGIQGS, encoded by the coding sequence ATGTCCGTTCACGGCATCGCCGTTCGAATTGAAAAACTGAACAAGTCCTTTGGCAGCAACCACGTCCTCAAGGATATCGATCTCGATATCGCGCCCGGAGAGACTTTCTCGATTATCGGTCCCTCCGGCACCGGGAAGAGTATCCTGCTGAGGCATATCATTCGTTTGGAAACGCCCGATAGCGGCCAGATCTACTTTAACGGCCAGCCGGTGTTCGACAATGGCCGGCCGCTGCCTCAAGAGTTTCGCAGCAGCATGGTGTTCCAATCGTCGGCCTTGTTCAACTCGCTGACCGTTGCCGATAACGTGGGGCTCTGGCTGCGGGAACATCGTATCTGCCCTGAGGCCCGCATTCGTGAGCTTATTGCGGAAAAACTCGCCATTGTGGGGCTGGAAGGCAAGGAGGAACTGAATACCTCGGAGTTGTCGGGCGGCATGCGGAAGAGGGTCGCCATCGCCCGCTCCCTGGCGATGGAGCCGGACTTGGTCCTCTACGACGAACCGACCGCCGAATTGGACCCGGTGACCACCGATGAGTTGGCGGAGACGATCCTCTCCCTGAAAAAGAAGGCCGGAACGACGACAATCATCGTCACCCACGATCTGAATTTTGCCCTGTACCTGTCCGACCGCATCGCCATGATGCACCAGGGCGAGATCATCGAAATAGGCATGCCGGACCAGATACGTAACAGCAGTAACC